The following coding sequences lie in one Crassostrea angulata isolate pt1a10 chromosome 10, ASM2561291v2, whole genome shotgun sequence genomic window:
- the LOC128167009 gene encoding protein phosphatase 1G-like isoform X2, which translates to MGVYLSVPNTEKISIDKSTKKFRYGASSMQGWRVSQEDSHNCIDDLDEKTALFAVYDGHGGSEVAQYCSLHLPDFIKQHPLFKEGKLKEALEVGFLEFDQKLLEKEALNEMKILAGIDEEEDEEAKERIKTEADLLRSEADMPLEDLLAKYEGLPPPPRLLKKNKKNVNSPFLKGKKESKFTAMGSVETEEACTSSSAVETSWTRDNKLANGHAENENNINREKEQNESNQKLNDQASVSEGVKSSDVTSPQDSVQQCVSSSSDGPCESGVSSTMESGDVKQEASETDCVSTSSSAQSSESLKSESDTDPMADVNMSDSTTTNAEDKLVKSSGVSDEEVPEEPSSTKSEDSPGKGKGKGKGKGKGKSSSKSTSEDVCSSSSMDTSETDTKLSCSVEDSKNEADGNGAEDEQEEDEEGFEKQLEEDFDSDEEDEEVEFDSDEEGEDDDEDDDDDDEEEEESEEEEEAEDEGLFFSDDAAQSPGQESGCTAILTLIQNNQIIVANVGDSRCVLSRAGKAIDLSEDHKPENSPERERIVAAGGKVTAEGRVNGGLNLSRALGDHFYKRNKEKSDKEQMITALPEIMTETIQEEDEFMVLACDGIWNAMTSQEVVDFVKEKINHPPYTECPSMICEKLFDYCLAPNTGGDGTGCDNMTCIIINFKDNLNNKRNSSTELENQPEKRPRLDVDETTQGFIPSNMGDCEADK; encoded by the exons ATGGGTGTGTATCTCTCTGTACCAAACACCGAGAAAATATCCATTGACAAATCCACGAAAAAGTTCAGATATGGTGCTTCCTCTATGCAGGGATGGAGGGTTTCCCAAGAG gaTTCACATAACTGTATTGATGATTTAGATGAGAAAACAGCTTTGTTTGCAGTTTATGATGGGCATGGAG GATCTGAAGTTGCCCAATACTGTTCACTTCATCTCCCTGATTTCATCAAACAACATCCCTTGTTCAAAGAAGGAAAACTGAAAGAGGCACTGGAAGTGGGATTTCTCGAGTTCGACCAGAAACTACTGGAGAAGGAAGCcctgaatgaaatgaaaattctaGCAGGAATAGATGAAGAGGAAGATGAAGAAG cGAAGGAAAGGATCAAAACAGAAGCCGATTTGTTGAGATCAGAGGCAGACATGCCTCTCGAAGATCTGTTAGCAAAGTATGAAGGACTTCCACCACCTCCTAGgctgctaaaaaaaaataaaaagaatgtgAACTCCCCCTTCTTGAAAGGAAAAAAGGAATCCAAATTTACAGCCATGGGGTCTGTGGAAACAGAGGAAGCATGCACTTCCTCTTCAGCTGTAGAGACTTCCTGGACGAGGGATAATAAGCTAGCCAATGGACACGCTgagaatgaaaacaatataaacagaGAAAAGGAACAGAATGAAAGTAATCAAAAATTGAATGATCAAGCCAGTGTAAGTGAAGGTGTGAAATCTTCCGATGTTACATCTCCACAGGACAGTGTGCAACAGTGTGTATCCTCTAGTTCAGATGGACCCTGTGAATCAGGGGTATCGTCAACAATGGAAAGTGGTGACGTTAAGCAGGAAGCCTCCGAGACAGACTGTGTATCCACATCCTCATCAGCACAGTCATCAGAAAGCTTGAAATCTGAGAGTGACACTGATCCAATGGCGGACGTGAATATGTCAGATTCTACTACCACCAATGCGGAGGACAAATTGGTGAAATCCTCAGGGGTGTCAGATGAGGAAGTTCCAGAAGAGCCAAGTTCAACAAAATCTGAGGATAGTCCAGGAAAGGGTAAAGGGAAAGGGAAAGGCAAGGGAAAAGGGAAGTCATCCAGCAAATCCACCTCCGAAGATGTGTGCTCTTCCAGTTCCATGGATACCTCAGAAACAGAT ACAAAACTTTCCTGCTCTGTGGAAGACTCCAAGAATGAAGCTGATGGCAATGGAGCAGAGGATGAGCAGGAGGAAGATGAGGAAGGGTTTGAGAAGCAGCTAGAGGAAGACTTTGACAGTGATGAGGAGGATGAAGAAGTAGAATttgacag TGATGAAGAAGGAGaggatgatgatgaagatgacgatgatgatgatgaagaggAGGAAGAATCTGAAGAGGAAGAAGAAGCAGAGGATGAGGGTCTATTTTTTTCTGATGATGCAGCTCAAAGT ccTGGCCAAGAAAGTGGTTGCACAGCAATCTTGACCTTGATTCAAAATAATCAGATCATTGTTGCCAATGTGGGAGACTCAAGGTGTGTGCTCAGTCGTGCAGGCAAAGCCATTGACCTGTCAGAGGACCACAAACCAGAGAACTCCCCGGAGAGAGAGAGGATAGTAGCAGCGGGGGGCAAGGTCACAGCTGAAGGGCGTGTCAACGGGGGACTGAATCTCTCTCGGGCTCTCG GTGACCACTTCtacaaaagaaataaagagaAGTCAGACAAGGAACAGATGATAACTGCGTTACCTGAAATAATGACAGAGACAATTCAGGAGGAAGACGAGTTCATGGTGCTGGCTTGTGATGGAATCTG GAATGCCATGACAAGCCAAGAAGTGGTGGACTTTGTCAAAGAAAAGATAAACCACCCTCCTTACACCGAGTGTCCATCCATGATATGTGAAAAG CTGTTTGATTATTGTCTGGCACCCAACACCGGCGGAGATGGAACAGGATGTGACAATATGACATGTATAATTATCAACTTTAAAGACAATTTGAACAACAAAAGAAATTCCAGCACAGAGCTAGAGAACCAGCCAGAAAAGCGGCCCAGATTAGATGTGGACGAAACCACACAGGGGTTTATCCCATCCAACATGGGCGATTGTGAGGCAGATAAATAA
- the LOC128167009 gene encoding protein phosphatase 1G-like isoform X1: protein MGVYLSVPNTEKISIDKSTKKFRYGASSMQGWRVSQEDSHNCIDDLDEKTALFAVYDGHGGSEVAQYCSLHLPDFIKQHPLFKEGKLKEALEVGFLEFDQKLLEKEALNEMKILAGIDEEEDEEGEISKRFKQSKERIKTEADLLRSEADMPLEDLLAKYEGLPPPPRLLKKNKKNVNSPFLKGKKESKFTAMGSVETEEACTSSSAVETSWTRDNKLANGHAENENNINREKEQNESNQKLNDQASVSEGVKSSDVTSPQDSVQQCVSSSSDGPCESGVSSTMESGDVKQEASETDCVSTSSSAQSSESLKSESDTDPMADVNMSDSTTTNAEDKLVKSSGVSDEEVPEEPSSTKSEDSPGKGKGKGKGKGKGKSSSKSTSEDVCSSSSMDTSETDTKLSCSVEDSKNEADGNGAEDEQEEDEEGFEKQLEEDFDSDEEDEEVEFDSDEEGEDDDEDDDDDDEEEEESEEEEEAEDEGLFFSDDAAQSPGQESGCTAILTLIQNNQIIVANVGDSRCVLSRAGKAIDLSEDHKPENSPERERIVAAGGKVTAEGRVNGGLNLSRALGDHFYKRNKEKSDKEQMITALPEIMTETIQEEDEFMVLACDGIWNAMTSQEVVDFVKEKINHPPYTECPSMICEKLFDYCLAPNTGGDGTGCDNMTCIIINFKDNLNNKRNSSTELENQPEKRPRLDVDETTQGFIPSNMGDCEADK, encoded by the exons ATGGGTGTGTATCTCTCTGTACCAAACACCGAGAAAATATCCATTGACAAATCCACGAAAAAGTTCAGATATGGTGCTTCCTCTATGCAGGGATGGAGGGTTTCCCAAGAG gaTTCACATAACTGTATTGATGATTTAGATGAGAAAACAGCTTTGTTTGCAGTTTATGATGGGCATGGAG GATCTGAAGTTGCCCAATACTGTTCACTTCATCTCCCTGATTTCATCAAACAACATCCCTTGTTCAAAGAAGGAAAACTGAAAGAGGCACTGGAAGTGGGATTTCTCGAGTTCGACCAGAAACTACTGGAGAAGGAAGCcctgaatgaaatgaaaattctaGCAGGAATAGATGAAGAGGAAGATGAAGAAGGTGAAATCTCGAAAAGATTTAAACAGT cGAAGGAAAGGATCAAAACAGAAGCCGATTTGTTGAGATCAGAGGCAGACATGCCTCTCGAAGATCTGTTAGCAAAGTATGAAGGACTTCCACCACCTCCTAGgctgctaaaaaaaaataaaaagaatgtgAACTCCCCCTTCTTGAAAGGAAAAAAGGAATCCAAATTTACAGCCATGGGGTCTGTGGAAACAGAGGAAGCATGCACTTCCTCTTCAGCTGTAGAGACTTCCTGGACGAGGGATAATAAGCTAGCCAATGGACACGCTgagaatgaaaacaatataaacagaGAAAAGGAACAGAATGAAAGTAATCAAAAATTGAATGATCAAGCCAGTGTAAGTGAAGGTGTGAAATCTTCCGATGTTACATCTCCACAGGACAGTGTGCAACAGTGTGTATCCTCTAGTTCAGATGGACCCTGTGAATCAGGGGTATCGTCAACAATGGAAAGTGGTGACGTTAAGCAGGAAGCCTCCGAGACAGACTGTGTATCCACATCCTCATCAGCACAGTCATCAGAAAGCTTGAAATCTGAGAGTGACACTGATCCAATGGCGGACGTGAATATGTCAGATTCTACTACCACCAATGCGGAGGACAAATTGGTGAAATCCTCAGGGGTGTCAGATGAGGAAGTTCCAGAAGAGCCAAGTTCAACAAAATCTGAGGATAGTCCAGGAAAGGGTAAAGGGAAAGGGAAAGGCAAGGGAAAAGGGAAGTCATCCAGCAAATCCACCTCCGAAGATGTGTGCTCTTCCAGTTCCATGGATACCTCAGAAACAGAT ACAAAACTTTCCTGCTCTGTGGAAGACTCCAAGAATGAAGCTGATGGCAATGGAGCAGAGGATGAGCAGGAGGAAGATGAGGAAGGGTTTGAGAAGCAGCTAGAGGAAGACTTTGACAGTGATGAGGAGGATGAAGAAGTAGAATttgacag TGATGAAGAAGGAGaggatgatgatgaagatgacgatgatgatgatgaagaggAGGAAGAATCTGAAGAGGAAGAAGAAGCAGAGGATGAGGGTCTATTTTTTTCTGATGATGCAGCTCAAAGT ccTGGCCAAGAAAGTGGTTGCACAGCAATCTTGACCTTGATTCAAAATAATCAGATCATTGTTGCCAATGTGGGAGACTCAAGGTGTGTGCTCAGTCGTGCAGGCAAAGCCATTGACCTGTCAGAGGACCACAAACCAGAGAACTCCCCGGAGAGAGAGAGGATAGTAGCAGCGGGGGGCAAGGTCACAGCTGAAGGGCGTGTCAACGGGGGACTGAATCTCTCTCGGGCTCTCG GTGACCACTTCtacaaaagaaataaagagaAGTCAGACAAGGAACAGATGATAACTGCGTTACCTGAAATAATGACAGAGACAATTCAGGAGGAAGACGAGTTCATGGTGCTGGCTTGTGATGGAATCTG GAATGCCATGACAAGCCAAGAAGTGGTGGACTTTGTCAAAGAAAAGATAAACCACCCTCCTTACACCGAGTGTCCATCCATGATATGTGAAAAG CTGTTTGATTATTGTCTGGCACCCAACACCGGCGGAGATGGAACAGGATGTGACAATATGACATGTATAATTATCAACTTTAAAGACAATTTGAACAACAAAAGAAATTCCAGCACAGAGCTAGAGAACCAGCCAGAAAAGCGGCCCAGATTAGATGTGGACGAAACCACACAGGGGTTTATCCCATCCAACATGGGCGATTGTGAGGCAGATAAATAA